A genomic region of Exiguobacterium sp. Helios contains the following coding sequences:
- a CDS encoding helix-turn-helix domain-containing protein: protein MAYNIPVEATLQVIGGKWKVVIMCHLIKGERRTSELKKLMPNITQKMLTQQLRELEQDGVIIRTVYEQVPPKVIYSLSDYGWSLRPILDAMCAWGEGHIDLTGEEVVSS, encoded by the coding sequence ATGGCCTATAACATTCCGGTCGAAGCAACCCTGCAAGTCATCGGAGGCAAATGGAAAGTCGTCATCATGTGTCACCTCATCAAAGGCGAACGCCGGACGAGCGAATTGAAAAAGCTGATGCCGAACATTACACAGAAAATGTTGACGCAGCAACTGCGGGAACTCGAACAGGACGGTGTCATCATCCGGACGGTCTACGAACAGGTTCCGCCGAAAGTCATCTATTCCTTGTCGGATTACGGTTGGTCATTGCGCCCAATCTTAGACGCCATGTGTGCCTGGGGCGAAGGGCATATCGATCTGACGGGCGAGGAAGTCGTGTCTTCTTAA
- a CDS encoding ketopantoate reductase family protein, with translation MNIAIYGAGSLGTIMGAYLSETYPVVDLIDTNLEHVTALNTKGARVVGPEFTQPVTAMLPQEIDKTYDVVLLLTKQLYNPQVLPAVKAILKEDGILVSLQNGVPEEIIRQHIPSERIIAGSVEFGATYVGPGQSRLTTDYAFFKKYALQIGELDGATTDRIVQLKEVLDTIGGTEISDNLPGTKWSKLIINSAFSGLSAACNGTYGDVLDHPVLLRAAIHAMKEVLDVGHAHGIEFARMGEADLTVYSELDDIDQKMIELPQLMNSSRNLEASMLQDLRKHQPTEIDYINGVVTMYGETYGIPTPVNSMIQALVRNAQDKQEVTDFEQSVEQFKTLLEVK, from the coding sequence ATGAATATCGCAATATATGGAGCAGGATCGCTCGGTACCATCATGGGTGCGTATTTGAGTGAAACATATCCTGTCGTTGACTTGATTGATACGAACTTAGAACACGTAACGGCACTGAACACGAAAGGGGCACGCGTTGTCGGACCGGAGTTCACGCAACCCGTGACGGCGATGCTGCCGCAAGAAATTGATAAAACGTACGATGTCGTGCTGCTGCTGACGAAACAGCTCTACAATCCGCAAGTCTTACCGGCCGTCAAAGCCATTTTAAAAGAAGACGGCATCCTCGTTTCCTTGCAAAACGGAGTGCCGGAAGAAATCATCCGTCAGCATATTCCGAGCGAACGGATTATCGCCGGGTCCGTGGAGTTCGGGGCGACATATGTCGGACCGGGACAATCCCGTCTGACAACAGACTACGCGTTCTTTAAAAAATATGCCTTACAAATCGGTGAACTCGACGGGGCGACGACAGACCGGATTGTTCAGTTAAAAGAAGTCCTGGATACGATCGGCGGAACGGAGATTTCCGATAACCTGCCGGGCACGAAATGGTCGAAACTGATTATTAACAGTGCGTTCAGCGGATTGTCTGCTGCGTGTAACGGGACGTATGGCGACGTGCTTGACCATCCGGTCCTGTTGCGGGCCGCGATTCACGCGATGAAGGAAGTCCTTGATGTCGGTCATGCGCATGGAATCGAATTTGCGCGGATGGGGGAAGCGGATTTGACGGTGTACAGCGAGCTCGATGATATTGATCAAAAGATGATCGAACTGCCGCAGCTGATGAACAGCTCGCGAAATCTTGAAGCGAGCATGTTGCAGGATTTACGGAAACACCAGCCGACCGAAATCGACTACATTAACGGTGTCGTCACGATGTACGGGGAAACTTACGGCATTCCGACACCGGTCAACTCCATGATTCAGGCACTCGTCCGAAATGCACAGGACAAACAGGAAGTAACCGACTTTGAACAGAGTGTCGAGCAGTTCAAGACACTTCTCGAAGTTAAATAA
- a CDS encoding TerC family protein, which translates to MTLLIVFLAIVFIMLALDLGVFHRKAHEVSLREAWTWTFVWIGLAVAFGGWLFYAQGSDAAIEYTSVYFIEKALAIDNVFVFSLVFAYFAIPLKYQHKVLFWGILGAILFRVIFIVAGVSLLENFAWVYYIFGAFLVYTGYMMFKNIGQETSLEENKTIRWLEKRLPITQDISSGKFTQRINGKLFFTPLLIALIFIEISDIVFAVDSVAASFAYSRDPFIIFYANIMAILGLRSLYFVLANLIDRFYYLKHGLSFMLVFIGAKMIFSDVYKMPIWMSLGTIVLVILISVIYSFKKTKKQK; encoded by the coding sequence TTGACACTATTGATTGTATTTTTAGCGATCGTCTTCATCATGCTCGCACTGGACCTTGGCGTATTTCACAGGAAAGCCCATGAGGTCTCGCTTCGCGAAGCCTGGACGTGGACGTTCGTCTGGATCGGACTCGCCGTCGCCTTTGGCGGTTGGTTATTCTATGCGCAAGGCAGCGACGCTGCAATTGAATACACGAGCGTGTATTTCATCGAGAAGGCACTCGCGATTGACAACGTCTTCGTCTTCTCACTCGTCTTTGCGTACTTTGCGATTCCGTTGAAGTACCAGCACAAAGTCCTGTTCTGGGGAATTCTCGGTGCCATTCTCTTCCGTGTCATCTTCATCGTCGCAGGGGTATCGCTTCTTGAGAACTTCGCATGGGTGTACTACATCTTCGGGGCATTCCTCGTCTACACGGGTTACATGATGTTCAAGAACATCGGTCAGGAAACGTCGCTTGAAGAAAACAAAACGATACGTTGGCTTGAGAAGCGCTTGCCGATCACACAAGACATCTCGTCCGGTAAATTTACGCAACGGATCAACGGTAAATTGTTCTTTACACCACTGTTAATCGCGTTGATCTTCATCGAGATTTCGGATATCGTCTTCGCCGTCGACTCGGTCGCAGCCAGCTTCGCGTACTCGCGTGATCCGTTCATCATCTTCTATGCGAACATCATGGCAATCCTTGGACTCCGGAGTCTCTACTTCGTCCTCGCAAACCTGATTGACCGCTTCTACTACCTGAAACACGGTCTCAGCTTCATGCTCGTCTTCATCGGAGCGAAGATGATTTTCAGCGATGTCTACAAAATGCCAATCTGGATGTCACTCGGAACAATCGTCCTTGTCATCCTGATCAGTGTCATTTATAGCTTTAAAAAGACAAAAAAACAAAAGTAA
- a CDS encoding acetoacetate decarboxylase: MKKEDVQNIVATPVNAPVFPAVDIFFRNREYLNIVYETDLEQLRAVVPEPLELIGNQIKFEVINMPDSTGLGSYLECGHVIPVRYNGEIGEFYLSMYVNNQAAIASGREVASFPKKYGSPKLFLDNDVLVGTLDYHSLRVAQATMGYKYYPIKEEEAKAIIGTPQFMLKQHRGYEGELIISELTRSQITDIQVKEAYRGPARLELFHHVVAPLADFPVGKIMDAQHIIADLRLGGPKKMFDYMK; the protein is encoded by the coding sequence ATGAAAAAAGAGGATGTCCAAAATATCGTCGCGACACCAGTTAACGCGCCGGTCTTTCCAGCGGTCGATATTTTCTTCCGGAACCGGGAATACTTGAATATCGTCTATGAAACGGACCTGGAACAATTGCGAGCCGTCGTACCGGAACCGCTTGAGCTGATCGGTAACCAAATCAAGTTCGAAGTCATCAATATGCCGGACAGTACGGGACTCGGATCGTATCTGGAATGCGGACATGTCATCCCGGTGCGGTATAACGGAGAAATCGGGGAGTTCTACCTGTCGATGTATGTCAACAATCAGGCGGCGATCGCTTCCGGACGGGAAGTCGCCTCGTTCCCGAAAAAATATGGTTCACCGAAGCTATTTTTAGACAACGACGTTCTCGTTGGAACACTCGATTATCATTCGCTTCGTGTCGCCCAGGCGACGATGGGTTATAAGTACTATCCGATCAAGGAAGAAGAGGCGAAAGCCATCATCGGGACGCCGCAATTCATGCTGAAGCAACACCGCGGCTACGAAGGGGAGCTGATCATTTCTGAATTGACGCGCAGTCAAATCACGGATATTCAGGTGAAGGAAGCCTATCGTGGCCCGGCCCGCCTGGAATTGTTCCATCATGTCGTGGCACCACTGGCCGACTTCCCGGTCGGAAAAATCATGGATGCGCAACACATTATCGCCGATTTACGACTCGGCGGTCCGAAGAAGATGTTTGATTATATGAAGTAA
- a CDS encoding MFS transporter — translation MNQLNPRAEQEQVPQNGRLALLALAISAFGIGTTEFVPVGLLAAIAGDLNIGITLAGLIISGYAIGVAVGAPILTALTNRMNRKTLLMSLMVVFIAGNLVSAVAPSFELLIVARFITAFSHGVFFSIGATIAVQLVPADKKASAIALMFTGLTVATVTGVPLGTFIGQAFGWRATFFAVAALGLVSIIASFFLIPKDLKQSPPAKFSDMFKLLTNGRLILGFLITALGYGGTFVAFTYLTPIMQDVTKISPSLISIILLVYGIAVAIGNAVGGKLANGNPIKALFYMFILHAIIMIALSFMIPFKVAGIIGIILTGLLAFMNVPGLQLYIVQLAEKYVPAAVDVASALNISAFNIGIALGATIGGIVADTIGLVHTPWVGGIMVILAVILTAVSRRLERL, via the coding sequence ATGAATCAATTAAACCCGCGTGCCGAACAGGAACAGGTCCCGCAAAACGGCCGCCTTGCCCTGCTCGCACTTGCCATCAGCGCCTTTGGAATCGGAACAACCGAATTTGTCCCCGTCGGCTTGCTCGCAGCGATTGCCGGTGATTTAAATATCGGTATCACTCTGGCCGGACTGATTATTTCCGGATATGCGATCGGCGTCGCCGTCGGTGCGCCGATCTTAACCGCTCTGACGAACCGGATGAACCGGAAAACGCTTCTCATGTCGTTGATGGTCGTCTTTATCGCCGGTAATCTCGTCTCTGCCGTCGCTCCGAGTTTTGAACTGTTGATCGTCGCCCGCTTCATCACGGCGTTCTCGCACGGCGTCTTCTTCTCGATCGGCGCAACGATTGCCGTCCAGCTCGTACCGGCCGATAAAAAAGCCAGTGCCATCGCTTTGATGTTTACCGGACTGACGGTTGCAACCGTGACCGGAGTTCCGCTCGGCACATTCATCGGTCAAGCATTCGGCTGGCGCGCGACATTCTTCGCCGTCGCGGCACTTGGTCTTGTCTCGATCATCGCCAGTTTCTTCCTGATTCCAAAAGACTTAAAACAATCTCCACCGGCGAAATTTTCCGACATGTTTAAACTGTTGACGAATGGACGCTTGATTCTCGGATTCCTGATTACAGCGCTCGGTTACGGCGGAACGTTCGTCGCCTTCACCTACCTGACACCGATCATGCAGGACGTCACGAAAATCAGCCCGAGCCTGATCAGTATCATCCTGCTCGTCTACGGAATTGCTGTCGCCATCGGTAACGCAGTCGGCGGAAAGCTCGCCAACGGTAATCCAATCAAAGCGTTATTCTATATGTTCATTCTGCATGCGATCATCATGATTGCCCTGTCGTTCATGATTCCATTTAAAGTCGCCGGTATCATCGGCATCATCCTGACGGGCTTACTCGCCTTCATGAATGTCCCGGGGCTTCAACTCTATATCGTCCAACTGGCGGAAAAATATGTCCCGGCAGCCGTTGATGTCGCTTCGGCGTTAAACATCTCTGCTTTTAATATCGGAATTGCCCTCGGTGCAACGATCGGCGGAATTGTTGCCGACACGATCGGGCTCGTCCACACACCGTGGGTCGGAGGCATCATGGTCATCTTAGCCGTCATCCTGACTGCCGTTTCCCGTCGTCTGGAACGTCTATAA
- a CDS encoding class I SAM-dependent methyltransferase, protein MEKSSAINKTAWEYRAYEFWNQRDGAPADKAKDIMLNPMASLKKHQNYFEEVVGKRIANLCGSNGRKAVPLALLGADVTVFDISEENRRYALELAACAGTQIDYIVGDI, encoded by the coding sequence ATGGAAAAATCAAGTGCCATCAACAAAACCGCTTGGGAATACCGGGCCTATGAATTTTGGAATCAACGCGACGGGGCGCCGGCGGACAAGGCAAAAGATATTATGTTAAATCCGATGGCTAGTCTCAAGAAACATCAGAACTATTTTGAAGAAGTTGTCGGAAAACGAATTGCCAATCTCTGTGGATCGAACGGACGGAAGGCGGTTCCACTGGCGTTGCTTGGAGCAGACGTCACCGTCTTTGATATCTCGGAAGAAAACCGGCGCTATGCCCTTGAGCTTGCCGCCTGTGCCGGGACGCAGATTGACTATATCGTCGGTGATATTTAG
- a CDS encoding LysR family transcriptional regulator produces MELLHLKYFRTVAEDLNFTHAAKRLFISQPALSMTIKKLERELQTELFHRNGRTITLTNQGLILLRSVEKIETELELVKERLANPQQDVTISLASSHGRFIQLLLAEFLMNPSSTLFNTEILSNREILSQLLSDEVHFSISFMEIKHPEITSEPVIEEDIVLTYPGHCTEQDVLRVLYDSETTKSFLFPSHNKDYNNFIKLKMTEFSLYADSIRYIDDVSLQIALRQQRYFSFVPVSVCRELQLPYVSKANLTIVSKIYLSRLSRGLTEEQQTVYDAIKQFFLREAASFVK; encoded by the coding sequence ATGGAACTGTTGCATTTAAAATACTTTCGAACCGTCGCGGAAGATTTGAACTTCACCCATGCTGCGAAACGTCTGTTCATCAGTCAACCGGCACTCAGCATGACGATTAAAAAACTCGAACGCGAGTTACAGACGGAACTGTTTCACCGCAATGGGCGGACGATTACTTTGACGAATCAAGGATTGATTTTACTGCGGTCCGTCGAAAAAATTGAGACTGAATTGGAACTGGTCAAAGAACGGCTGGCGAATCCGCAACAGGACGTAACGATCAGCCTCGCCAGTTCGCACGGTCGATTCATCCAGCTGCTGCTTGCGGAATTTTTAATGAATCCGTCATCCACTTTGTTTAATACGGAAATCCTGTCAAACCGCGAAATTCTGTCGCAACTTTTGTCGGACGAAGTCCATTTCTCAATCAGTTTCATGGAAATCAAACATCCGGAGATCACGAGTGAACCCGTCATTGAAGAAGACATTGTCCTGACGTATCCCGGCCACTGCACGGAACAGGACGTCCTGCGTGTGCTCTATGACAGCGAGACGACAAAATCTTTCCTGTTCCCTTCACACAATAAGGATTACAACAACTTCATTAAATTAAAGATGACGGAATTCAGTCTGTACGCCGACTCGATTCGTTACATCGATGACGTCTCGTTACAAATTGCTTTGCGCCAGCAACGGTATTTCAGTTTCGTTCCCGTCTCCGTCTGCCGTGAACTGCAGCTTCCGTACGTCTCCAAGGCTAACCTGACGATTGTCTCAAAAATCTATCTGTCACGCTTAAGCCGTGGCCTGACCGAAGAACAGCAGACTGTTTACGATGCCATCAAACAATTCTTCCTCCGCGAAGCCGCTTCCTTCGTTAAATAA